Genomic segment of Bemisia tabaci chromosome 9, PGI_BMITA_v3:
cAGAACATTGAGGATTCAATGAAATAGGTAAGTTAATTTCATCTTCCTTTCgtttgcaatgggcctgttgcatgcaagagatacagccgcgcgaatagactttttagaggttaaatgacacgaaaattacgatggtcacattaaaaaagtctgaaatacactccttactgcgcaatttgcgttgttaggaacgcgctttttcaaatttcccgcgtctgggggcagttttctaatcaccggaaacgagcaaacggcgggctcggtgatttccggaagatgccgagtcgttgttgttgttgttattttttccttcagtttgtttacaaacccaacgtgatctcctacagtggtccatatacgctttatgcggtaaccaaatcgatcaacttttaaatatccaacgcaatccttctacatttcatttcacgatgtcacgagctccgatttttaggttatgttgtcagttttagttgaccggaaatagccgcgagttgccgttaattgtttccgttagaaaactgcccccagacgcgggaaatttgaaaaagcgcgttcctaacaacacaaattgcgcagtaaggatgtatttcagacttttttaatgtgaccatcgtaattttcgtgtcatttaacctctaaaaaatctattcgcacggctatatctcttgcatgcaacaggcccattactgaCAATAAGTAAATTTCGATTGGCAACTGCTCTTACAAATCCGTCTAGGAGCGCGTGTTCATTGTTTATCTTTCTATCATGTATATTATAGGCTCTTaagcctcctaaattttcatttctagtaACGCTTACTTCTAGCGTTCAACCGGGtgagaaaaatatgtaaaatgttgaaatgacataaaaagaaagaaataaactCTTGAAATGTTGCCAACCTGAAAGAATCGTCCCTGGGTGTTACTAACAGTATTCACGCCGTAATTTTACACAGAAAATGATAATTCCTGAGATAATATTACGACTTAAAAGCGTCAtttcttttcgattttttttttttttggttaaaaaaaaaacgacgctatattgttgttgttttttttaacttaaacttaacgataacaaaacaacgtttctctaacgcacactgaaaaaaaagctccggccagGGAAGCCGTACATACGGGCTATACAgatataccgtccgcgttctggGCTTAGACGCCGAAAGTTacgggtgtagcacccggagtaaTAGAAGCTAcgactccagcacccggaacttttggcctttATAAGCCCGGagcgaacggtatgtctatacagcccggagcggacggtatgtctatacagcccggaGCTTTTAATTCAGTGCAAAAAACCCGGATTTTGCCGACTAGAAAGGACGCTATAAgtgaaaataatatctcaagagaattttttcagtATATATTAATTTactcccacactggaaaaaaacacattggatctagagtccagactcttaaaaacatcgacaagaaaaaatgctcttgattcaatcggatttttgcttaaatcaagaaccaagcctcttaatttgagcagatttcctgttgattcaagcaaaaatctgattgaatgaagagtattttttcttgtcgatgtttttaagagtctgaactctagatccaatgtgtttttttttccagtgtataaaatTAACTTTCCTTTTGCCAGAGGTACGAATTCGACGGAAGCAAGATGGGTGGTAGATGCAGTCGGCATTACGAGATCGAGGACCGGATCGATGGCACGACCGTGGGTGGTAACCGGTTCGAGCAGTGGCATCGGAAGAGTCACCGCGAAAGAACTCTACAAAGCCGGTAAGCGGAAACTCCGTTGGACTCCGATATTTCACCGTGTGatattatttaatattttcgttGATCAACATGTTGGTCGCTGCTTGAATTTGCAGGTCGGTGCGCATTTCTCAGAAATGTTTACCGTATTAATAAAATTTGATACAAGCATgtgcaacttttctcaaaaatcagcattttatcggaggaaattcggcgcctctcgaatgttcataggtacggcgtttttcctttaagTGGCAGAATACTGCACAAAAAATCAGAGTGCGAGGGTTTGCATACCTTTCAGGCTGTCTTAAAAGACACGCGTGGTATTTAGCGAAAacttccggaccttcttgcgcaATTTCCGTGTTTTTTCGGTACTTTCGGACCGTCTCTGAGTCATCAGTGCTACTTCTGAACTTTCCGGACCAGCAGACACCCTGGTCCGGAATTTTATAAgaactcaaattttttctgtattctTCACACGTCCTCCCGAATCTTCcgtgatggagatgttgcatgtgtgagggatttgcgatttgaccattgattcttatgtaaaagttcgcgagaaacacgatggtgccactggttttctctgaaatcatctcccaagttcaaaaaaagctcttaaagtgaggccaaaatggaggggatatcttaccctaccctgagagtccacctctacatcaaaacaaactatcCATGCATAGATAAAGAGCAAATACATTCAGCAGgcttgccactttatttggggactccaaaactgaaaacacggcaatcctgctaatgtattttctccctatctatgcatggagagtttgttttgatgtagagatggactctcaggatagcgtgggatattccctccattttggcctcaacttgagagctttttttgagcttgggagttgatttcagagaaaaccaggtgcaccatcgtgtttttcgcgaacttttacatatgaatcgatagtcaaatcacaaattcctcacacatgcaacatctccatttctctctctctcaatcATCTAGGCGCTCGTGTAATCATGGCCTGCATAGAAGAATCTTCGGCGGCAGAGAGGGTGGCTGAAGGTATCCGAAAAGAAGTCGAAGCTTCCCACCCTGAATTAAAAGTCGGAGCGTTGGTTGTGAAAAAACTCGATCTGTCCTCGTTGGAATCCATCCGAAAATTTGCTGATGATCTCAACGAATCCGAGGAGAAAATCAACATCCTCATTAATAATGCAGGTAGGGTCgcttaaaatttactaaatttgtcgaactatcaaaatttctgttttctCTGTGTTTGAAAGTGGACAAGAAAAACATAACGCAGCTCTGAAATCATTCAAGAAgccaaaactttgaaaaatcatccatCATAACTGGACGTagttatactaaaaggaactatgtgcgtagggtttgcgtgtaacatagtaccttttagcacacaggaaaaaaacccattggatctagagtccagactcttgaaaacattgacaagaaaaaggactctttattcaattagatttaagcttaaatcaaaaggaaatccgctcaaattaagaggcttggttcttgagtctggactctagatccaatgtgtgtttttttttttttttggcgcgtatacgtagtataccgcctttgcgatcgtttcgacccccccctcgatacaataaccgagtcccctagtgccttaccgaaaagtgactggcgcaaacttttgagattttccaaagcgtgtaaaaagtttactaatccgtcaataataatgattaaaatttgtttctcattctggggctcgctagtttatgtgtaatgaataccaagagtctacgtttcttggttttttttaaaaaaaccttagaatggggcgcgctgatttaaaatatgcatatataagcagaaacaagctaactgattcgaggatggctgaccaggccGGCACTCtaggaatgagaattttactcctccgtttcgttcataacgttgctttgacagatctccacaccactgttaggcttttcaaaagttggtacctttcCTCTGATAGCGAAGGCCACCCAGGATagacgtaagtgcaatctgtgatgagcctcaaaactcattagaccatgtgctaaccataacaCATACAGAAATCAGTTTGCTTTTACAGAAAACCACTTACCCTTTTCCTCCCCGCACACCGGACCTCTGTCCCGACACCGAGGCAGTGTCTTTTGTCCTCCCGAGCGACCCGACCCGGACCCTCACCCTTGattttacgcttgattaaccatttcaccgtcacgctaggattcgtccaattttcaaaaaaaattgtttcgcgtgtacttagcaatttttttcttactctccgttaaaagacgaattaagagaggtctcattcataaaaatcggccgaatagaagagaagttacagtattcgaaatccgaagaaatcgacgaaacttctccagacaaaaaaaataaaatgaagggaaaaaaagaaatgtataaattacaattaagtataattgacctcagaatttgacaagcaattcaattatataacggagaaaaaattgggagaaattacaaaaaattcgcctcttgcaaggggcttccttgtaagaattttgacctgaagataaggtttgaatagcagcagtactctgtacaatacacggtgtgcctgaacgaacattttttttttgtcaaaatcgaaaattctttatattttttaactacagtgtctcttaagtcgtttaagctaaaaaaaaattccgtcaagattctggaaagtaaaggcgctttaaaagtattctggggctataatagctaagtCACCGGGAGTAAAttccgttatattattaaaaagaaactgactccatagtttaatgccttagtttcttgaatacgattattttaagcactcaaacatttataccaccaattataggcatggggtgatttcctgagagccgataatatcacgaatttctcttagaacctttcaaaaatggcttgctttttgggcagccgattcggtcatcgaaccgggatttaaatggaagctgataataacacaaagctctgaggaaaattttgagatgagtataggaacggtttgtaaataacgaggagaggcgggcaaagcggctaaaatcctatctaatttttaccattattctgttgaatgaatgttgccgcggactgctaactgtgtccacacatggtttctgttctggttctggttttctgatatgcatatcgatacgtgagtatttttacacgtagaatccaatgttcacgtcagggagtcgacacatttcgattttttcgattttatacggaaaattgatggtttttcgggattgaaattattgtttcatgaaaagtaaatgcacccaaaatgactatagcatattgatttttacatatttgcactcacgaaattggttggtaaattcaacgagtgggtgcatcgacttggtacatcaagtttctgcaattttttacggcaaattggtagattttcgggatgtagattgcttactttcaattcatgaatgaataaagcatggtcatggttgaacttctttgcatggaaatacgtttaaaataacaaaatcaaaacatatctaatgcaattgcatttatatcgagtcaatttcttttcaataatataacgggatttataataccggtgatttaggtattttagccccaaaatacctttaaatcgactttatctttcaggagttcgacaaaattttttctttcttcgcttaaattattacttagcacttttctttaagaatctgataaggtcttgcttggggcagatcaaaaaacttaaactcgttcgaatggctttttacattcacaatacacggtctcgtcaaggtgcgtggTTGACCTctcagtgttggatcgtatgaattctcttgttgtgctagttgcctattttgaaatctctgtaaatgaaaactaaaggggttgatatgtgcgagttaatgacgcgccttatcaacacattgtgttggagttcactgcttgtttttttttttttttttttttttttttttttttttttttttttttttttttttttttttttttctctctttttcagtgcatgaatacgtccaactggACTTATGTAACCCGATAGTTATGATCCcctgttattttatttattcattttttttaaacaggaaaaCTAAGCAAGAAAATGCATTCAAACAGTATGTATTATGTACTAGTATGCAGTATGCATTTCCTACAGTATCAGGAATAGTCTTGCAAAATTCCAAGGCAAACACTTGTTTTGTTTCCTTGTAAAAAGTAAAGCATGAGAAGATGTTAGATGAAAGCTGAAGATGCAGTGTTGCTGACTCTGGGTAATGAATCCAAATAACTGCAAAGCAGCATTTACTTTAAATACGAGTTTCGATTTCGTCTTGTTCTAATTGTAAGATTAGGTATTCCCGAGAAAGAAAATGTGGTATTCAGACAAACTGGTGGGCACAGGAGTAAAGTCAGTTTGTCCCCGTttattcgtcgtttccctcacgaaataatgtaactacatttcgatgttgcTAGATTTCCCCCGCAAATCGCATTCTAACGAGGAGAATCGCAGAAATtcagccattctagaggtgtataGTTCGTTGGTGTGAACCAATTTCGCGGGAACCAGAGAAAGGGGCGATACCATTCTGAACAGGATCTTCGCCAAGTTCCCCGCGgaggcggatccaacaattttgcaacaccagatttcctccattaaaacctatgttgaataatcgattcttgtcggagcacctgacccctccaagaatcgatacattttcataggttcaaatgggggGAGAAAACAACGTTGACGAATTGCTGGACCCGCCAATGGTTCCCTGAGTTTCCGCAACTGTTCCAATTTTCGCATGATCCAAAAGAGCTAACATTTTCCGCACCATCTTTTCCATATTAGCGCTGTAGTTTAACATCTCTTATGTTGAAACCTtcaggtattttgacacgagagcGTCGAGTGACGAAGGATGGCTTCGAGCTCACATACGTCACGAATTATCTAGGTCATTTCTACCTCACTTGCCTCCTCCTCCCCAAAATGCTGGGTTCGACTCCAGCCAGAATTGTCAACGTTGCGTCGATCGCACATACAAGTAAGTTTCTTAGTAAAAATTGCTACGGCCACGTAAAATGGAACACattggatttcattttacaattagggactacaatttctggctcggtttatAAATAGCTTATGTGCAATAATTTTCCCTAGTAGGTAGGTGATTGTACGAATGCGAGCctaaaattgtagtttctaattgcaaaattcagtccaatgcggattcaaatttttaaagagtgcgcgcgtccagccaaacggtgggtagaagGTATCTGTGAAGAGATGGAGGGATGCCaacttccggaggatctctaccatgacagattcctgtggcgagtaggcgtcgcagagcgccctagcgcgccgtaagaGCGGCTTATATACAAATACAAAAATGGTTACAAAATCTCAGCGACATTGGTATGCTCTTGGTTCCCTTcagcaaaatgtaatccaattgtttTTGTCAGTTCGACGTATTCTTGGTGATATAAGATCCGTAGATGACGGAAATAATTGGTTTCGACCCATCATGGATCCTTGTATTGGAATACACTCGTATTGCTGTAAACATGAGTCTGAAAGCGaacttttttcattatttttttcgagttggatGTCGTTTAGGGGCCAGAAAGCCAGAGCGCGTCAAAATGCTGTCGATTGACTTCCACTTCACTAACGTTTCCCGAAATTCTTTCAGGCGGACGTATGCACTGGGACGATCTCACCCTGGAGAAGAACTTCAGCATGTTCGGGGCTTACGCACAAAGTAAGCTAGCGGTAGTTTTAATCACGCGTGAACTGGCGTCTCGGCTAGAGGGTGAGTGGATAaaaatcagggttgccgcagaatttagaCGATTAAATTTCCTggtttccctgacacatttcgatgaataaattccctgacaattgagcaaatgccagattgttaaaaagaaaTAGTTAAGAATAatgtcaggcaaaatttgttgttcgaaacgtcagaCCCATTCGAATAGAGGGCAAAAAAGGTGacttatcgatttttccctgacattttcgtcattttccctgaaatttcagggatttacctgacttcaaaattccctgacatctcCCGCTTTTtctggtattccctgactgtaggaaccctgcaaaatgaagtcacttttcattaaatttaaagTTGGCATTCCGATGGCTAAGGAAAAAATACCACCTAAGTGACAATTTTAGCGAAAATGAGTTTGAGGCTTTGCAGCATCCTACAGTATAAAAAGTAACAAGCTGATGGTTTTAGTTTTTTCGCGTTCATTTCAAGCGTCAGTAGATCATGGCGCTCAGTATAGCATTCGATTTTTACCAATGGAGCTTAATAGGTCAAAACAAATGCGAATAAAGAAATAGAAAAGGGTTGCAAATAAAGAAGAATTAGTGGTGTACTTTACCCTGCACGAAAGAAGGCGcgagaaaatgaatatttttaatccacttacctcaaacaaaaaataataaattactgATACTACATCAATACTTTTACTTTTCGCTCAGGTTATGTCATTATGTATCTCCCGTAGACAATGACAAAACAAAAAGGTTAATAAACTGAGTCTAAAAGTCTGTAAAAATACAATATCTAAatggaaaaatcaaacaattaaAGGTCACAATATCGAAAACTTAGATAtcaattgagatgttgcatgtgtgaggaatttgcgatttgactgttgattcttacgtaaaagtttgcgagaaacacgacggtgccactggttttctctgaaatcaactcccaagctcaaaaaaagctctcaagttgaggccaaaatggaaaaatcccaagctatcttgagagtccacgtctacatcaagacgaactctccttgcaaagatagaaagcaaatacattgacagggctgccactttattgggAGACTCAAACACTGAAAAGACGGCAATCCTGCCAATGTAcatgctccctatctttgcatagatagtttgtcttgatgtagaggtggactctcagggttgggtgggatatccccttcattttggcctcaacttgagagctttttttgagcttgggagatgatttcagagagcaccagtggcaccatcgtgtttctcgcgaacttttacgtaagaatcaacagtcaaatcgtaaattccttacacatgcaacatctccatttccgcATAATTTTTCGGCACTTCCAAACCgcgcttaaaaaatcagtactgtttccggactttccggactagtagacaccGTGAAATTGAAGGATATGTTTCAGAAAATGCTGCTCCGATCGCATTGATTGCTTGACTAATCGTAGGTATGTTTTACGTTCTAGGAACGGGGGTGAAAACTTACTCATTGCACCCTGGAATACTACCAACAACAAACATTTCGAACCAAATTAAGGAATCAAGTCGAAGCTGGCGTTatgttctcaattttttaagcatttttatgATACCACTCTCGAAAACGCAAGAACAAGGGGCTGCAACCACCTTATTCTGCGCCTTGGATGCATCCGTCGCTGAGGAATCAGGGTTTTACTACAAGTAAGAGCTCTGAAACTATTATTTTCAGGGAGGATTAATAGAGAGAATTCTTGCCTTTACA
This window contains:
- the LOC109035166 gene encoding retinol dehydrogenase 12 isoform X2; this encodes MARPWVVTGSSSGIGRVTAKELYKAGARVIMACIEESSAAERVAEGIRKEVEASHPELKVGALVVKKLDLSSLESIRKFADDLNESEEKINILINNAGILTRERRVTKDGFELTYVTNYLGHFYLTCLLLPKMLGSTPARIVNVASIAHTSGRMHWDDLTLEKNFSMFGAYAQSKLAVVLITRELASRLEGTGVKTYSLHPGILPTTNISNQIKESSRSWRYVLNFLSIFMIPLSKTQEQGAATTLFCALDASVAEESGFYYKDCAREEVALQARSERDAKKLWDESLKMVGLHDFHIKKDHKING
- the LOC109035166 gene encoding retinol dehydrogenase 12 isoform X1, with the translated sequence MTTGRQNIEGTNSTEARWVVDAVGITRSRTGSMARPWVVTGSSSGIGRVTAKELYKAGARVIMACIEESSAAERVAEGIRKEVEASHPELKVGALVVKKLDLSSLESIRKFADDLNESEEKINILINNAGILTRERRVTKDGFELTYVTNYLGHFYLTCLLLPKMLGSTPARIVNVASIAHTSGRMHWDDLTLEKNFSMFGAYAQSKLAVVLITRELASRLEGTGVKTYSLHPGILPTTNISNQIKESSRSWRYVLNFLSIFMIPLSKTQEQGAATTLFCALDASVAEESGFYYKDCAREEVALQARSERDAKKLWDESLKMVGLHDFHIKKDHKING